A stretch of the Leptospira harrisiae genome encodes the following:
- a CDS encoding NAD(P)H-dependent flavin oxidoreductase has product MKIKTKISEMLKIDLPIIAAPMFLVSYPELVVAVSEAGGIGCFPSLNYRTPEQLREGILEIRSKTKKPIGVNLILHKEHNPNWAKQFEVVMDLKVELIITSLGTPRTIAKEIKANGSTLFCDVTTLKHANIVAKSGADALIAVSQGAGGHAGAITPFALIPYLKKEVGLPVIAAGAISTGSQMAAALSLGADAVYIGTRFIATPESKAQNEYKQMLIDSSPDEIIYTEKISGIPANWLAKSVERSPDVLEDGPKKIAAGHAGGEQAAEQEYKRWRDIWSAGQGVAQIHEVKPAGDIVKEIASEYLATLNNLPR; this is encoded by the coding sequence ATGAAAATCAAAACAAAAATCAGTGAAATGCTAAAAATTGATCTGCCAATCATTGCAGCCCCAATGTTCCTTGTCTCCTATCCGGAGTTAGTGGTGGCAGTTTCGGAAGCTGGTGGGATTGGATGTTTCCCATCATTAAATTACCGAACACCAGAACAGTTACGTGAAGGAATCTTAGAAATCAGATCCAAAACTAAAAAACCTATTGGTGTCAATTTGATCCTACACAAAGAACATAATCCGAATTGGGCAAAACAATTCGAAGTAGTTATGGATTTAAAAGTAGAGTTAATCATTACAAGTTTAGGAACTCCAAGAACCATCGCCAAAGAAATCAAAGCCAATGGATCAACTTTGTTTTGCGATGTTACCACTCTCAAACATGCGAATATAGTCGCAAAATCAGGAGCAGACGCTCTCATCGCAGTTTCTCAAGGAGCCGGCGGGCATGCTGGTGCCATCACACCTTTTGCATTAATTCCTTACTTAAAAAAAGAAGTTGGTTTGCCAGTAATTGCGGCAGGTGCCATTTCTACTGGTTCACAAATGGCCGCAGCGTTGTCTTTAGGAGCTGACGCAGTTTATATCGGAACTCGATTTATTGCAACTCCAGAATCAAAAGCACAAAACGAATACAAACAAATGTTAATTGATTCAAGTCCTGATGAAATCATCTATACCGAAAAAATTTCAGGAATCCCTGCTAACTGGTTAGCAAAATCAGTAGAACGGTCTCCTGATGTTTTAGAAGACGGTCCTAAAAAAATTGCCGCTGGTCATGCCGGTGGAGAACAAGCAGCAGAACAAGAGTACAAACGTTGGAGAGATATTTGGTCTGCGGGCCAAGGTGTAGCACAAATCCATGAAGTGAAACCTGCTGGTGACATTGTTAAAGAAATAGCCAGTGAATACTTAGCCACTCTCAACAATCTTCCTCGCTAA
- a CDS encoding PP2C family protein-serine/threonine phosphatase — MKEVKSYKSIHTFLKFVLYFGILIQLFGCLDLQSEVTPDRQFQQSIYLLDRYYYWSTEEIKDPSSIPNDDWQKMEPNQLGFDSLKNQYLYVKFSDQFVRQLKSPVLYVEIALEQFKLYQGYELVFESKLQDHFFPYIIPLNQNPSGSLIIQFQSRYRGYIGMDRKVFFKDHSMALVDLFLENFSETFFAPVLLVLSIIFLGFYFLRKREIIFLNFSILLFSASLLEALNGFVGFSLSQFSYIVTPLTYINFAFFPFALLLFLIGIFPPFFRNLFKILAFLHIVAFFLSIIKNYENGISFLNSEDDYNWVIVLEAIVAIFASIYVLIKGNKNLQTITSGLLVIVFAGLHDILVDLEWFGYRQRVIHYGFFMMLMLFGFYVFKHYWQLLHSINRMNAELRTKNKELQRLIQIDKDLALAHALQKSLLSSKYNEDDKIRIIGFSQNLESVGGDYFDHTKDSMGNWAILMADVSGHGISSAMVAAMSKMAFVGAGPYLQFPSRVFHLMNRHLVGKTKNLFITASYVFIDTESYSATFSNAGHPGFFLIRNSESEVIHLNVKGKPLGLFSQIPYAEDTVKLYPGDKILLYTDGIFDLLNEAGDSFGEERLKSLLWDNRYQKFQELATIVQDSLFRFSSGWKYQMDDLSFLLLEIK, encoded by the coding sequence TTGAAAGAAGTCAAATCATATAAATCGATTCATACTTTCTTAAAGTTTGTTCTTTATTTCGGGATTTTGATCCAGTTATTTGGATGTTTGGATTTGCAATCGGAAGTTACTCCCGACCGGCAATTCCAACAGTCGATTTATCTTTTAGACCGGTATTACTATTGGTCAACAGAGGAAATAAAAGACCCTTCTTCTATTCCAAACGATGATTGGCAAAAAATGGAACCAAATCAATTAGGATTTGATTCATTAAAGAACCAGTACCTTTATGTAAAATTTAGCGATCAGTTTGTAAGACAACTCAAAAGTCCAGTTCTTTATGTTGAAATTGCTTTAGAACAATTTAAACTTTACCAAGGATACGAATTAGTTTTTGAATCCAAACTGCAAGATCATTTTTTTCCTTACATAATTCCATTAAACCAAAACCCTTCCGGTTCTCTCATCATTCAATTTCAATCTAGGTATCGTGGTTATATTGGAATGGATCGAAAAGTGTTTTTCAAAGATCATTCGATGGCATTGGTTGATTTGTTTTTAGAAAATTTTTCTGAAACTTTTTTTGCTCCTGTTTTACTTGTTTTATCAATTATATTTCTTGGATTTTATTTTCTGCGAAAAAGAGAAATTATATTTCTGAATTTTTCGATTCTATTATTTTCAGCATCACTTCTAGAAGCTCTAAATGGTTTTGTTGGATTTTCATTGAGTCAGTTTTCGTATATTGTGACTCCCCTAACATATATTAATTTTGCATTTTTTCCATTTGCACTTTTGCTTTTTTTGATCGGAATCTTTCCTCCCTTCTTTAGAAATTTATTTAAGATACTAGCTTTCCTTCATATAGTTGCCTTTTTTCTTTCGATTATTAAAAATTATGAAAACGGAATCTCATTTCTTAATAGCGAAGATGATTATAATTGGGTGATTGTATTAGAAGCGATTGTTGCAATTTTTGCTTCAATTTATGTATTAATCAAAGGGAATAAAAACTTACAGACTATTACTTCCGGTTTATTGGTCATTGTTTTCGCTGGTCTGCATGACATTTTAGTAGATCTTGAATGGTTTGGTTATCGACAAAGAGTAATCCATTATGGTTTTTTTATGATGTTGATGCTTTTTGGATTTTATGTATTCAAACATTATTGGCAACTTCTACATTCAATCAACCGTATGAATGCAGAACTACGTACAAAAAACAAAGAACTTCAGAGGTTAATTCAAATTGATAAAGATTTAGCTTTGGCTCATGCGCTCCAAAAATCTTTATTATCTTCTAAATATAATGAAGATGATAAAATTCGAATCATTGGATTTTCGCAAAACTTAGAATCGGTGGGTGGTGATTACTTTGATCATACAAAAGATAGTATGGGAAATTGGGCCATTCTTATGGCAGATGTATCTGGACATGGGATTTCATCGGCGATGGTAGCTGCCATGTCCAAGATGGCCTTTGTAGGTGCCGGACCCTATTTACAGTTTCCTTCTCGTGTGTTTCATCTAATGAACAGACATTTAGTGGGTAAAACCAAAAATCTTTTTATAACGGCCTCTTATGTGTTTATTGATACGGAATCTTATTCGGCTACTTTCAGTAATGCGGGCCATCCCGGTTTTTTTCTCATTCGAAATTCAGAATCAGAAGTCATTCATTTAAATGTAAAAGGAAAACCTTTGGGTTTGTTCTCTCAAATCCCTTATGCAGAAGATACGGTGAAACTCTATCCAGGTGATAAGATTTTATTATACACAGATGGAATTTTTGATTTGTTAAATGAGGCAGGTGACAGCTTCGGTGAAGAGAGACTCAAATCATTGTTATGGGACAATCGGTACCAAAAATTTCAGGAACTCGCAACAATTGTGCAAGACTCTCTCTTTCGGTTTTCTTCAGGTTGGAAATACCAGATGGACGATTTAAGTTTTTTATTATTAGAAATTAAATAA
- a CDS encoding zinc-binding dehydrogenase: MKAAVLPQGSRTLEIQELDLPSLLPNQVKIKVKACGICGSDIHLVLHGKMKATYTPCVPGHETSGVVEDVGEQVTKFKKGDRVVVSAGTSCGKCKHCLVGRENLCEEIGVLGFNQRGGFAEYLQIEERYLHNLPDEIPFAEGAILADAVSTPYHAVKYQGEIKPGDTVAIIGCGGLGIHAVAIAKALGAGRIFAVDIDSGSLENAKAYGADELILVEKNIQVGKVLKEKSGGIDLLCDFSGFMPNIENSVRAMNRGGRIVLVGIGRNKLEIPMPFFLIERQIRITGSYGSDRRAIPELIQLYKDKKLNLTKSISGVHKLEETNEFLHALEEKKGNPIRFIINPEL; encoded by the coding sequence ATGAAAGCTGCAGTACTCCCGCAAGGCTCAAGAACTCTTGAAATCCAAGAATTGGATCTACCTTCCCTTCTCCCTAACCAAGTAAAAATCAAAGTCAAAGCCTGCGGAATTTGTGGTTCAGACATCCACCTAGTCCTACATGGAAAAATGAAGGCAACCTATACGCCTTGTGTTCCTGGGCATGAAACATCTGGAGTTGTGGAAGATGTAGGAGAACAGGTCACCAAATTCAAAAAGGGGGATCGGGTTGTTGTCAGTGCCGGGACTTCTTGTGGAAAATGTAAGCACTGTTTGGTGGGAAGAGAAAACCTTTGTGAAGAAATTGGAGTACTTGGATTTAACCAACGTGGTGGTTTTGCTGAGTATTTACAAATTGAAGAACGTTACCTTCACAACTTGCCAGACGAAATACCATTTGCAGAGGGAGCTATTTTGGCTGATGCCGTCTCTACCCCTTACCATGCCGTCAAATACCAAGGGGAAATCAAACCAGGAGACACAGTAGCCATCATTGGATGTGGAGGACTAGGAATCCATGCCGTTGCCATTGCCAAAGCTTTGGGTGCTGGCCGTATTTTCGCAGTTGATATCGATAGCGGATCTTTAGAAAATGCAAAAGCCTATGGGGCCGACGAACTCATATTAGTTGAAAAAAACATCCAGGTGGGGAAGGTTTTAAAGGAAAAATCAGGCGGCATAGATTTGTTATGCGACTTTTCCGGATTTATGCCAAATATCGAAAATTCGGTTCGTGCGATGAATCGTGGCGGAAGGATTGTACTTGTAGGAATTGGCAGAAACAAATTAGAAATTCCTATGCCTTTTTTTCTAATTGAAAGGCAGATACGTATCACAGGTTCTTATGGGTCGGACAGACGGGCAATCCCCGAACTCATACAACTCTATAAAGATAAAAAATTAAATCTTACTAAGTCCATTAGTGGAGTTCATAAATTAGAAGAAACCAATGAATTTTTACATGCTCTAGAAGAAAAAAAAGGTAACCCTATTCGCTTTATCATCAATCCAGAATTATAA
- a CDS encoding adhesin OmpL37 family surface protein has translation MKRFSVIVMLFLTAIGEMTPDQSSSKATQLIRVSYGLKDNYEFLRILNSTISNRGTEDQKKYFKRCVQHHIESEILHLQMDLGRSYSELRRTQGLLIQLYILVLEDEIEELEVELGRLARLANGKEKTETKLYLRLGYREIAVAKQKLLVGKNIRPYLYLMKLQELAYSLKSLKQAEKYIVMLGLLHDSIDEFDKETRTFADMVHEVNRIMFNDREKYLRLLYDSHFDSYGSLDYYELIWKQPDLHELAAGIPGFDPAYVRNPEEAVPPTFK, from the coding sequence ATGAAACGTTTTTCGGTCATAGTAATGCTCTTTCTGACTGCAATTGGAGAGATGACACCGGATCAGTCCAGTTCCAAAGCGACTCAGTTAATTCGTGTTAGCTACGGACTTAAGGACAACTACGAGTTTCTGCGCATTCTAAATTCGACAATTAGCAATCGTGGTACCGAAGATCAAAAAAAATACTTCAAACGTTGCGTACAACACCATATCGAATCAGAAATTCTTCATTTGCAAATGGATTTGGGTCGTTCCTACTCTGAACTCAGAAGGACACAAGGGTTACTCATCCAACTTTATATTCTCGTTTTAGAAGATGAAATTGAAGAATTGGAAGTTGAATTAGGTAGGCTAGCAAGACTTGCAAACGGAAAAGAAAAAACAGAAACTAAGTTATATTTGCGGTTGGGATATCGTGAAATCGCTGTAGCAAAACAAAAACTACTAGTAGGAAAGAACATTCGGCCTTATTTATATTTAATGAAACTACAAGAGTTGGCTTATTCATTAAAATCGCTCAAACAAGCAGAAAAGTACATAGTTATGCTAGGTTTGTTACATGATTCAATTGATGAATTTGATAAAGAAACCCGAACTTTCGCAGATATGGTTCATGAGGTAAACAGAATCATGTTTAATGATCGTGAAAAATACTTGCGATTGTTATATGATAGTCATTTTGATTCCTATGGTTCTTTGGATTATTACGAATTGATTTGGAAACAACCTGATCTTCACGAATTGGCAGCAGGAATTCCTGGCTTTGATCCTGCATACGTAAGAAACCCAGAAGAAGCTGTTCCGCCCACATTTAAATAG
- a CDS encoding rhomboid family intramembrane serine protease, giving the protein MRSFIWEFPLTAGFSLFLFLLYPTVSIFFPDLIPVYFIATPGELEPINWILSTFFHGSGAHLLSNLFFLLLLGRVVENRVGKEKWLLFYFMAGILSVLGDGIVRGLIFGDRTPIVGASGAISGLASAATFLSPFRFPISKKKSIPFPVFLFGWMMVYSDVTNLFARDQVAHWAHLGGFFSVFVSSYLLGDKERREIRQGFLLNFTFFTLTIILLFFINNR; this is encoded by the coding sequence ATGCGATCATTTATTTGGGAATTTCCCCTCACTGCCGGATTTTCATTATTTCTTTTTTTACTGTATCCTACTGTTTCTATTTTTTTCCCTGATTTGATTCCTGTTTATTTTATAGCAACACCAGGAGAATTAGAACCGATCAATTGGATTTTATCCACTTTCTTTCACGGATCGGGTGCCCATCTTCTATCAAATCTTTTTTTTCTGTTGTTACTAGGGAGAGTTGTAGAGAACAGGGTTGGCAAGGAAAAGTGGTTGTTATTTTATTTTATGGCTGGCATATTATCAGTATTAGGTGATGGAATTGTAAGAGGTTTGATTTTCGGAGATAGAACTCCCATCGTTGGGGCAAGTGGTGCCATTTCGGGTCTGGCATCTGCTGCAACTTTCTTATCACCCTTTCGTTTTCCTATTTCTAAAAAAAAATCCATTCCTTTTCCCGTTTTCCTATTTGGTTGGATGATGGTGTATTCTGATGTAACCAATTTATTTGCTCGTGACCAAGTGGCACATTGGGCCCATCTAGGTGGTTTTTTTTCGGTCTTTGTTTCGAGTTACTTACTTGGTGACAAAGAAAGACGTGAAATAAGACAGGGCTTTCTTCTCAACTTTACCTTTTTTACATTGACTATCATTCTTCTATTTTTTATCAACAATAGGTAA
- a CDS encoding alcohol dehydrogenase catalytic domain-containing protein: MNLKFRAKDYKSDDSFESAEYEYFGNETEGWEIKRNGQPYLHLGPGYIPLKTISCGVCSTDIDRRFLPFPLPQIIGHEVLAEGLGDNQGKQFVVEINDTYEARGDKDLDLFCKEGIPTHSPERRVLGIDRLPGGFGPYILAPIHAAISLEGVSPKAAVLMEPFAAALQAILASPPKSGDHVAVLGPRRLGSLILAALASYRKTNQSNFRITAITRHDHLVTLSKAMGADEVIDLRKTELSAIKDKFDIVYDTTSTTSGFESALEIAKREVHLKTTNGQVMAGIAHLTELVVDELSILPYSEENISFHWKKENRKNQNVFVFNGVSKVIKENLEKQFKVFEGSSSDAESILNSDTFLNHLPRFDLVVVSNPEELSLAIRPNPKHENSLVRPRGAILVDTTSMDQWSDDARLVANFFVKQKEIHSSRCGDFHMAISLLRDNPEITYALETNLISHRFSSDQLEEAYATAKDPSSVKVVVDFK, encoded by the coding sequence ATGAACTTAAAATTTCGAGCGAAGGATTACAAATCCGATGACTCGTTTGAATCAGCAGAATACGAGTATTTTGGCAATGAAACAGAAGGTTGGGAAATCAAACGAAATGGCCAACCTTATCTTCATTTAGGACCTGGTTACATTCCACTCAAAACAATCTCCTGTGGTGTTTGTTCTACAGACATAGACCGACGTTTTTTACCTTTCCCTCTCCCACAAATCATCGGACATGAAGTTCTAGCTGAAGGGCTTGGTGATAACCAAGGCAAACAATTTGTAGTCGAAATCAACGATACTTATGAGGCCCGAGGAGATAAAGACTTAGACCTTTTTTGTAAAGAAGGTATTCCTACCCATTCCCCTGAAAGGAGGGTCCTCGGAATCGACAGGCTCCCCGGAGGATTTGGTCCTTATATTTTAGCACCAATTCATGCTGCTATTTCCTTGGAAGGAGTTTCTCCCAAAGCAGCCGTTCTTATGGAACCATTTGCAGCGGCCCTCCAAGCAATCCTAGCCTCTCCTCCTAAATCTGGAGACCACGTAGCTGTTCTTGGACCTCGCCGTTTAGGTAGCCTAATTTTAGCAGCATTGGCCTCTTATCGAAAAACAAATCAATCTAATTTTCGCATAACGGCGATTACAAGGCACGACCATTTGGTTACTTTATCCAAAGCGATGGGAGCCGATGAGGTAATTGATCTTCGTAAAACAGAGCTTAGTGCCATAAAAGATAAGTTTGATATTGTTTATGATACAACTTCCACAACTTCTGGCTTTGAATCTGCTTTAGAAATTGCTAAACGGGAAGTTCACCTCAAAACCACGAATGGCCAAGTGATGGCTGGAATTGCTCATTTAACAGAACTCGTCGTAGATGAACTTTCAATTCTTCCGTATTCAGAAGAGAATATTTCATTTCATTGGAAAAAGGAAAATCGTAAAAACCAAAACGTATTTGTTTTTAACGGAGTTTCTAAAGTCATTAAAGAGAATTTAGAAAAACAATTTAAAGTATTCGAAGGTAGTTCATCAGATGCTGAGAGTATTTTAAATTCTGATACTTTTTTAAATCATTTGCCTCGATTTGATTTAGTAGTGGTATCTAATCCAGAAGAATTAAGTTTAGCGATTCGACCAAATCCTAAACATGAAAATTCTTTGGTTCGTCCACGTGGGGCCATCCTCGTTGATACTACAAGTATGGATCAATGGTCAGATGATGCTCGTTTGGTGGCCAATTTTTTTGTCAAACAAAAGGAAATTCATAGTTCGCGTTGTGGAGATTTTCATATGGCAATTTCACTTTTACGTGATAATCCGGAAATCACCTATGCTTTGGAAACCAATTTGATATCGCATCGTTTTTCTTCAGACCAATTGGAAGAGGCATATGCTACTGCCAAAGATCCTTCAAGTGTGAAGGTAGTGGTTGATTTTAAATAG
- a CDS encoding NUDIX domain-containing protein: MSNHGFFQITQKLFLRDGNLLLVLRDRKSGHGDLPGGRMNEDEFFSDWKDSIYREVNEELGDQIKIDVNPEPIFIHKHRVNEGNFPCVIIAYSAKLLDGKIQLSDEHDYMDWVDITKFNPTNLFSEYMLDAVQLYLKKYA; this comes from the coding sequence ATGAGTAACCACGGCTTTTTTCAAATCACTCAAAAGTTGTTTCTACGTGATGGAAACCTATTGTTAGTCCTTAGAGATAGGAAATCTGGACATGGAGATCTTCCTGGTGGACGTATGAACGAGGATGAATTTTTTTCAGATTGGAAAGATAGTATTTATCGAGAAGTTAACGAAGAACTTGGCGATCAAATTAAAATTGATGTAAATCCAGAACCGATTTTTATACATAAACATAGGGTAAATGAAGGGAATTTCCCTTGCGTCATCATTGCCTATTCTGCCAAATTATTGGACGGAAAAATTCAGTTATCTGATGAACATGACTACATGGACTGGGTTGATATAACAAAGTTTAATCCAACCAATCTTTTTTCGGAGTATATGTTGGATGCAGTCCAACTCTATTTAAAAAAATATGCATAA
- a CDS encoding hydrolase, carbon-nitrogen family protein, producing MHNLYVPPYKILTFVALFGIGYFSASILKDDQTALPKFNIPTPELSFDFKFDFNFTKPEVDEEISKPLHSWSEVNLQTNGVDRKYGNLVGIQLVLKPEDFVKEEWWRERIEETLKKGKSSGIFDRKTIVILPEHTGTGLLFLDEKSRFLNADSFESALKTKGDNFTISDLFYLKAEKMAEVYVRTFSELAKQYNVPILAGTIILPNPKIVKGSLVLDSKGPLYNVAIPFSADGKLMDPLVKKTILTEEELKILSPGDATQDRVWVVPGWKVAIFIGQEVFDVNLYNRLVGRPVDGLISPSASYSDMKWQSLNLEDSNIWKQEGLAKYIKSTKAQDLVQVFLGGQLYGKNWNGKTFNLRDFSNEDQVESVETPTILNLYF from the coding sequence ATGCATAATTTATATGTTCCACCATACAAAATTCTCACCTTCGTGGCTTTATTTGGCATTGGTTATTTTTCTGCATCGATTCTAAAAGACGATCAAACTGCATTACCTAAATTCAATATCCCAACACCTGAGTTAAGTTTTGATTTTAAATTTGATTTTAATTTTACGAAACCAGAAGTAGATGAAGAAATTTCGAAACCTCTTCATTCTTGGAGTGAAGTAAATCTTCAGACCAATGGCGTCGATAGAAAGTATGGGAATTTAGTTGGAATACAATTGGTTCTGAAACCGGAAGACTTCGTAAAAGAAGAATGGTGGCGAGAACGAATCGAAGAAACTTTGAAAAAAGGTAAATCGTCGGGGATTTTTGATCGCAAAACAATTGTTATTCTTCCGGAACATACAGGTACTGGATTATTATTTTTAGATGAAAAATCTAGATTTTTAAATGCAGACTCTTTTGAATCGGCTTTAAAAACAAAAGGAGATAATTTCACAATTTCAGATTTGTTTTATTTAAAAGCTGAGAAAATGGCTGAAGTTTATGTTCGTACTTTTTCTGAATTAGCAAAACAATATAATGTTCCTATTTTGGCCGGTACTATTATTTTACCAAATCCAAAGATAGTAAAAGGTAGTCTTGTTCTCGATTCCAAAGGTCCACTTTATAATGTTGCCATTCCTTTTTCTGCTGATGGAAAACTAATGGATCCCCTTGTTAAAAAAACTATACTAACGGAAGAGGAATTAAAAATTCTTTCACCAGGTGATGCAACTCAAGATCGAGTTTGGGTTGTGCCAGGTTGGAAGGTTGCAATTTTTATTGGTCAAGAAGTGTTTGATGTTAATCTTTACAATCGTTTGGTTGGTAGACCAGTTGATGGTTTGATTTCACCATCTGCATCTTATTCCGATATGAAATGGCAATCTCTAAATTTAGAAGATTCTAATATATGGAAACAAGAAGGTTTAGCAAAATACATTAAGTCTACCAAAGCACAAGACCTTGTACAAGTGTTTCTTGGTGGGCAGTTATATGGCAAAAATTGGAACGGAAAAACTTTTAATCTTCGCGATTTTTCGAATGAGGACCAGGTGGAGTCGGTTGAAACACCTACGATCTTAAATTTGTATTTTTAA
- the prfA gene encoding peptide chain release factor 1 gives MIDRLKKIQEKYLRIEDELAKATASDTLKNLSKERSRLTPVYTKADEYLRITKDCQDAKLLLESESDPDMHTMLKSEVEEGEKKLEELAKELEIMLLPPDPNSGKSILVEIRAGTGGEESGLFCADLFRMYNKYADKKGIRTEIIDASPTGIGGFKEIVFSLDDDKAYDLFKFESGTHRVQRIPETESGGRIHTSAVTVAILPEAEEKEVEIRESDLRIDVYRSSGAGGQHVNTTDSAVRITHIPTGIVVASQEERSQIKNRDKAMRVLRARIIDQMADAAKQSADALKKAQVGSGDRSERIRTYNFPQGRCTDHRIGFTSHNLPAIMEGDLDELIDALVQEDRSKRLAEAKA, from the coding sequence ATGATAGATAGATTGAAAAAAATTCAAGAAAAATACCTGCGTATCGAGGACGAGCTCGCCAAGGCCACCGCATCTGATACATTGAAGAATCTATCGAAAGAAAGATCTCGCCTAACGCCCGTATATACAAAAGCAGACGAATATTTAAGAATTACAAAAGATTGCCAAGACGCAAAATTACTTCTCGAATCGGAAAGTGACCCAGACATGCATACCATGTTAAAATCGGAAGTGGAAGAAGGCGAAAAAAAATTAGAAGAGTTAGCAAAAGAACTCGAAATTATGTTATTACCTCCCGATCCAAACTCAGGCAAAAGTATTTTGGTTGAAATTCGAGCTGGAACGGGTGGGGAAGAATCTGGATTGTTCTGTGCCGATTTATTTCGTATGTACAATAAGTATGCTGATAAAAAAGGAATTCGCACTGAAATCATAGATGCAAGTCCAACTGGAATTGGCGGTTTTAAAGAGATTGTTTTTTCTTTAGATGATGATAAAGCTTATGACTTGTTTAAATTTGAATCTGGCACTCACCGTGTACAAAGAATTCCGGAAACAGAATCTGGTGGTAGGATTCATACCTCTGCAGTAACAGTTGCAATACTTCCAGAAGCTGAAGAAAAGGAAGTTGAAATTAGGGAAAGTGACCTTCGGATCGACGTTTATCGTTCGTCAGGCGCTGGTGGGCAGCACGTCAATACAACAGATTCAGCTGTTCGGATTACACATATTCCCACTGGGATTGTAGTTGCTTCCCAAGAAGAACGTTCTCAAATCAAAAACCGTGACAAAGCGATGCGTGTGTTACGCGCGCGGATCATAGACCAGATGGCTGATGCTGCAAAACAAAGTGCGGATGCTCTCAAAAAAGCCCAGGTTGGGTCTGGAGACAGATCAGAACGAATTCGAACTTATAATTTTCCTCAAGGTCGATGTACAGATCATAGAATCGGATTTACGAGTCATAATTTGCCCGCAATTATGGAAGGTGATTTGGATGAATTGATTGATGCATTGGTCCAAGAGGATCGGTCGAAGCGACTAGCAGAAGCAAAGGCATAA